The Cytobacillus sp. NJ13 sequence TAAGTGGAAAATGAGAAAAGAAGACCCTTATCAGTACAATGTCAGTGAGAAACAGATGCTTCCGCCCGAACGCCAGAGAGAAAGAGCAAGATACTAGATTTAAAGGAGGAAAAAGGAGAATGAATAGCCAAGACCGTACTCAATTTGATTCAAATCAGGCCAAAACAGATGAAAATATCAATACGAAAGATTTCATGATTGGTGCCTTAATTGGAGGCATGGTTGGCGCAGCTACCGCTCTGTTTCTCGCTCCTAAATCAGGCAAAGAGCTTCAGACCGATTTAAGCGAAAAGGCTGCCCTATTAAAAGAAAAGTCAGGACAGTACCGTGAAACAGCTATGACAAAAGGTACCGAACTGGCTAATGCTGCAAAAGAAAAAACTAATGTGCTAACTCAAACGGTTACAAAGCAATCCAATGAACTTGTAAATAAAGTGAAAAACTTGAAAGACGCTCAAAATGGACAAGCTGCTGCAAACGGCGCAGCCGAAGAAAATGGAGAGGCCATCAATAACGAGACATTCCAGGCAGAAGGGAACGCACCAGTAAATGATGCGGAAATCCAAATGAAGCTGGAAGAGACGAAAAAAGCTTTTGACGAAACCGAACAAAAGTATAATTAATTTTATTTGTTTAAACGACGGTGAAGTGGTACGATTACTTCACCGTTATTTACTTTAAAGAGCGAGGCTTTGCCTGGCTTAGTTGTGGAGGCAAGAAAATGAAAAAATTTGATAGCCATGAAGCATTTGATCAAGCAGTAGAATCAGGAGAGCAGCTGCTGATTTTAAAACACAGTTCCACTTGCCCGGTAAGCGGAGCAGCGTATGAAGAATATGAAAGCTTTGTGAAAGAGCATCAAGATGTAAATGCTTATTACTTAGTTGTTCAGGAAGATCGTCCTTTGTCAAATCACATTGCAGAAGCTTTTCATATCAAACATGAGTCACCTCAGGCCATCCTATTTAATAATGGAGATGTTGCCTGGCATGCATCACATTGGAAGATTACATATGATTCCCTGGTGAATGCTGTGAAAGAAAACAGATAAAACCCATCCAATCGGATGGGTTTTTGCTATCAAACAAGAAAATATAAAATTTTTTAAACGTCGATAACTGTCTAGCGCAAGCAGCCTGCCCCCTCGAGGTCATTGTCGGGGGTGAGCACCCAGTGTAGAGCTTCCTTGGTTGTTCTTCACAGGAACAAGCGTTTTTGGCTTGTTCCGAAGGCGCTTCCGCTTTTCTTATATATAGTTTACATTTGAATTTTTATTATTTATGGCAGGCCACACGATTTTGAGGTGATCACCAGGCTCTACAGGTTCATGAAAAGATGTCTTTTCCCCATTTTTCAAGAGAACGAAGCTTCCGGAAGATGCTGCAGGCATATCTACACTAACATGGCTGAAGACATCCTGGAAAATAAAGGGGGGCATTGGTTTTTTCACGAGTGTAATGGCATCTCCAGCATGAATCGGATCATCTTCGGTGAGGACAGTTCCTTCTCTCTGAAATTCAAGTATTCCCCTGGAAAGCTCTAATTTTTTACCGTTAAACATGACCGGGATCCTTTGATGAAGTGACAGCTGCTTAATATCTGCTAATTCCTTTACTGTTAGTGTGCTTCTTTTTTCAATTCGCAGGTTGTCACCATCGTCTACTATGCTATGATAATTCGCCTCAAGGCCGTTTTTAAAAAGCTTTCCGGTATGGCGAGGCAGAAATGTCTCTTTTTCATTAATGCTGATTCTAAAAGGCGTAAGCTCGTTTAATAAATCGTTTAGGTTTAAAATTCTTAAGGTTTCTTCAAACGTTTCCGGAATCCTGCACTCCACCTTATCCCGATCAGCAATGATCTGCTCAAGCGAGACCGCTTTTTCATTACAGGTAATAGCAGGCTGGATTGTGTACTGCTTTCCGTTAATAGTGATTGACTTTTCCGGAACTTCATCAATCAAATCTTTTATGCGGACTTCAGCAGGCACTCCGTCTCGTCCTCTTGAAGCAGTAATGATATCCCCTGATTTAATTTCTTCATCCAAAGCACTTGTAAGGCTGTTGCGTTTGATGACAGGAGCTTCTCCATGGCTTCCCGGAATCGTAACGCTTTGCCCATTTAGTTGGACTATCATGGCGAGTCCGGGCTTCCCGTAAAGCTTATTCATTTTTATGCCTGCTGCCAGGAGACAATCCCCAACTGTCAGGTTCTTGACCTCGAATAGCCTGACAGGCTGATCGTTGACGTAAACTGTACAATATTGGACCGGAGCTTTTTTAGCAGCGATGGCTATTCCTATTGGGGTGACAAGTTCGGGGCCTCTGTCTGTAAAATCCGGTAAATTCAGCCCGCTTATGGCATCAATTCCCCTAATTGCGACTCTATTCGCTGGAAGGCCCAATCTTTGCGCTATCCTTTCAGGAAGTCCAGGTGTTAAGCTCCCGCCCCCTACCAGCATGACGGCTTTGGGTGGCCTATTATTCAGCTGCAGAATTTCATCGCAGATGGAATTTGTCAAACGTTCAAGCGCAGGAGAAATTTTTTCAATTGTCTCTTCCCTGCTGACTTCTGTCTGGAAGCCGAGAATATCCGTGACAGTAATTGTATCCGATAAATGCAAATCTCTCTTTGCCTTTTCGGCTAAAGGAAAGTCCAGCAGAAGCTGGTCACTGATTGCTTCAGTTATCTCATCGCCTGCTACAGGCACCATTCCATAAGCAGTAACTGTGCCCATATCTGTAATGGCAATATCGGATGTTCCGGCACCGATATCAACAAGAGCAACATTCAGCCTTCTCATCGAAGGAGGAATCAGCACATTAATAGCTGCGATTGGCTCAAGTGTCAAAGCTTCCATTTCCAGGCCAGCCCTTTGAAGAGCTGAAATTAGTGACTCCACTACAACCTTGGGCAGGAAAGTAGCAATGATTTCAACGGATGCTTCATCCCCCTGCTGATCAATCAGACTGCCGATTTCTTCTCTGTCAAGACGATAGTATAAAACGGAATATCCAACACAATAGTAATAATAGCTTTTTTCAGTTTCATGCAGTTCAGCAGCCATTGCCTGTGCCTGCTGAACTGCACTTAATTCAAGGTGAAGTATATCCTGCTTTTGCAACATCGGTTTTCCTTTAATACTGATAGCTGTTTCAGATCTTTCTGTTTTTAAAGCCCTGCCTGCCGCTGCAACGCACACTTTTTTTAATGGGCCGTGTTTTGCTTCTAGTTCATCCCTGATTTCTGCTATAATTTTTGATACAGCCAGTACGTCATGGATCTGTCCATCGAGCATGGCCCTTTCTGCATGCTCCTTAATCACGATGTCTTTCACATGATATTGCCCGCCGTTTTCTTCGAGAATAATTCCA is a genomic window containing:
- the ytxJ gene encoding bacillithiol system redox-active protein YtxJ produces the protein MKKFDSHEAFDQAVESGEQLLILKHSSTCPVSGAAYEEYESFVKEHQDVNAYYLVVQEDRPLSNHIAEAFHIKHESPQAILFNNGDVAWHASHWKITYDSLVNAVKENR
- a CDS encoding cell division protein FtsA, whose protein sequence is MDEQKKLFALDIGTRTVVGIILEENGGQYHVKDIVIKEHAERAMLDGQIHDVLAVSKIIAEIRDELEAKHGPLKKVCVAAAGRALKTERSETAISIKGKPMLQKQDILHLELSAVQQAQAMAAELHETEKSYYYYCVGYSVLYYRLDREEIGSLIDQQGDEASVEIIATFLPKVVVESLISALQRAGLEMEALTLEPIAAINVLIPPSMRRLNVALVDIGAGTSDIAITDMGTVTAYGMVPVAGDEITEAISDQLLLDFPLAEKAKRDLHLSDTITVTDILGFQTEVSREETIEKISPALERLTNSICDEILQLNNRPPKAVMLVGGGSLTPGLPERIAQRLGLPANRVAIRGIDAISGLNLPDFTDRGPELVTPIGIAIAAKKAPVQYCTVYVNDQPVRLFEVKNLTVGDCLLAAGIKMNKLYGKPGLAMIVQLNGQSVTIPGSHGEAPVIKRNSLTSALDEEIKSGDIITASRGRDGVPAEVRIKDLIDEVPEKSITINGKQYTIQPAITCNEKAVSLEQIIADRDKVECRIPETFEETLRILNLNDLLNELTPFRISINEKETFLPRHTGKLFKNGLEANYHSIVDDGDNLRIEKRSTLTVKELADIKQLSLHQRIPVMFNGKKLELSRGILEFQREGTVLTEDDPIHAGDAITLVKKPMPPFIFQDVFSHVSVDMPAASSGSFVLLKNGEKTSFHEPVEPGDHLKIVWPAINNKNSNVNYI
- a CDS encoding YtxH domain-containing protein, producing the protein MNSQDRTQFDSNQAKTDENINTKDFMIGALIGGMVGAATALFLAPKSGKELQTDLSEKAALLKEKSGQYRETAMTKGTELANAAKEKTNVLTQTVTKQSNELVNKVKNLKDAQNGQAAANGAAEENGEAINNETFQAEGNAPVNDAEIQMKLEETKKAFDETEQKYN